A genomic stretch from Aedes albopictus strain Foshan chromosome 2, AalbF5, whole genome shotgun sequence includes:
- the LOC109421440 gene encoding transcription initiation factor TFIID subunit 13: MAANQPEETFDQGEFDEDDLGEVQIEATTGRKRLFSKELRCMMYGFGDDQNPYTESVDLLEDLVIEFITEMTHRAMEIGRTGRVQVEDIIFLVRKDARKYSRVKDLLTMNEELKRARKAFDEIKYVGAEAKIKEK, translated from the exons ATGGCGGCGAATCAACCGGAGGAAACATTCGACCAGGGAGAG TTCGACGAGGACGACCTCGGGGAGGTACAAATCGAAGCCACCACCGGGCGGAAGCGATTGTTCAGCAAAGAGCTTCGGTGCATGATGTACGGATTCGGTGACGATCAGAATCCCTACACGGAGAGTGTCGATCTGCTGGAGGATCTGGTGATCGAGTTCATCACCGAAATGACCCACCGGGCGATGGAGATCGGTCGTACGGGGCGCGTCCaggtcgaagacatcatctttctggTGCGGAAGGACGCACGGAAGTATTCCAGGGTGAAGGATCTGCTGACGATGAACGAGGAGCTGAAACGGGCGCGGAAGGCGTTCGACGAAATCAAATACGTTGGAGCCGAGGCTAAGATTAAAGAGAAGTAA